The Neurospora crassa OR74A linkage group IV, whole genome shotgun sequence genome has a segment encoding these proteins:
- the cyt-5 gene encoding DNA-directed RNA polymerase, with protein sequence MLPRTASATRTPHLNRLVSAGSRRVLPRCSSSLGIRGSLAATPRLLSTITTQQPSPLKRQPAPRATVGFERHLATVLDEPAQTATTPLYELRSFSPQAPLTVRDHTKVYAKQRVNYHGIPGDVNEMFLVFEACLQVGRLERAAQVLKRLANLDVVPPADYLDLFNQYLDAKVSQLLQEPDVDKADDIHKAFETMVSDGRELPVGGETVALLLKASLTSTDPETMQRYVTRYLSLLPTQIALETVFNTEILTYEELTKVAELCPKYNMPDNVDPDTFAQQQQQQQQQQQQQQEQQQQQDTSIDQSEVSIEPLLTSSEPSAIPEVLGTPQKGFGLQFVKRTVSMFKDIPDGFDISTLPMSQQREIQSKLEKDCVDASLARWREENESLQKMGLNTSLDTPSLNSRLYQWQKDLETRLRTMLVEVEKSEMVSKKNKDDLDRCIYGPFIRQSNPERLAAVTIISTLSSLAMGGAHKGSTIASLITHIAKFAEEDIRVQKAEALISKRNLRKAKSKQHNPRSVLRFKNSTASAGSSDMADSNNVAVEMDDEAWTTTIRTKVGAALLSALLDTAKITLVREDPVTKTLITQNQPAFSHVMQLRKGKKIGTIIPNKAVVELLVREPVPDFLARHLPMVTPPDPWVSFEKGAYLETKTPVLRLKNGEREQRLYTEAAIARGDMDQVFKGLDVLGKTGWKINSPVFKVMLDVWNSGKQVANIPPLDPIFDLPPEPASTEDPTVKRAWLKEIKVIENERSGLHSQRCFMNFQLEIARAYRDQTFYFPHNVDFRGRAYPIPPYLNHMGADHVRGLMLFAKGKPLGESGLRWLKVHLANVYGFDKASLQERQDFADENIENIRDSVNNPLNGNQWWLQAEDPWQCLATCFELAAALELEDPTKYVSHLPIHQDGTCNGLQHYAALGGDTWGAQQVNLVPGDRPADVYSAVAKLVIKGIEDDLAKDNEFAKAMHGKITRKVVKQTVMTNVYGVTYVGARKQVLKQIEAAYPNITAESGIEAALLASYVTQHIFRAMSTMFKGAHDIQNWLGEIGGRVCRALTPEQLDEFERSERSPHGDGTASGENITLAGNPRKSSAHKNDEILNNFQSTIIWTTPLRMPVVQPYRKHGTKTVSTCMQDLVMTIPERSDPVNRRKQLQAFPPNFIHSLDASHMILSALHCDELGLTFAAVHDSFWTHASDIDSMNAVLRDAFIRIHSEDVIGRLAAEFQARYKNSLYLAKIETGTKVAQEIQRWRVRNKLGPRKELLLEKERQELLRSSNPEDVERGKKMISPASLYELYSSAEDLTVPEDLKEVTIGNLAGVEETKVRRGREMDEEGEVDGSEEAVEHEDGMHEDEMLADEPRDMDGNSGLDELSELRNTNHFALSQKRAKASIASGGKQKHYLDIWLPLVFPPIPEKGDFDVRSLKDSTYFFS encoded by the coding sequence ATGCTTCCCCGAACGGCTTCGGCCACTCGAACTCCCCATCTCAACCGCCTCGTCTCGGCCGGCTCCCGCAGAGTCCTTCCCAGATGCTCGTCTTCTCTGGGTATTCGGGGCTCGCTGGCTGCCACCCCTAGGCTGTTGTCCACCATCACTACCCAGCAACCGAGTCCACTCAAGAGACAGCCCGCACCCCGGGCGACCGTTGGCTTCGAGCGCCATCTCGCCACTGTACTAGACGAACCCGCCCAGACTGCGACAACGCCCCTATACGAACTGCGATCATTCTCGCCGCAGGCCCCTTTGACGGTTCGGGATCATACCAAGGTCTATGCGAAGCAGCGCGTGAACTACCATGGCATTCCTGGAGACGTCAACGAGATGTTCTTGGTTTTCGAGGCCTGTCTTCAAGTCGGACGTCTTGAGCGAGCCGCTCAGGTTCTCAAGCGGCTTGCCAACCTGGACGTTGTGCCACCAGCCGACTATTTGGATCTCTTCAACCAGTATCTCGATGCCAAGGTTTCTCAGCTCCTGCAAGAGCCTGATGTAGACAAGGCCGACGACATTCACAAGGCCTTCGAGACTATGGTTAGCGACGGCAGAGAGCTTCCTGTTGGTGGTGAGACCGTTGCCTTGCTTCTCAAGGCATCTCTCACCTCCACGGATCCAGAGACAATGCAGCGTTACGTTACGAGATATCTCAGCCTGCTTCCCACACAAATTGCCCTCGAGACCGTCTTCAACACCGAAATCTTGACATACGAGGAATTAACAAAGGTTGCTGAGCTCTGCCCCAAGTACAACATGCCCGACAACGTGGATCCCGATACCTTTgcgcagcaacagcagcagcagcagcagcagcagcaacagcaacaggagcaacaacagcaacaggacACATCTATCGACCAATCGGAGGTTTCAATCGAGCCCTTGCTCACTTCCAGCGAACCTTCTGCAATCCCCGAAGTTCTTGGTACTCCCCAAAAGGGTTTCGGTCTGCAGTTCGTCAAGCGAACAGTCAGCATGTTCAAGGACATACCGGATGGTTTCGACATCTCGACATTGCCTATGTCCCAGCAGAGGGAGATCCAGTCCAAGTTGGAAAAGGACTGCGTTGACGCATCCTTGGCACGCTGGCGAGAGGAGAACGAGTCGCTTCAAAAAATGGGCCTAAATACATCCCTCGATACTCCATCACTCAATTCGAGGCTCTACCAGTGGCAGAAAGATCTTGAAACTCGTCTGCGCACGATGCTTGTGGAGGTGGAAAAGTCTGAGATGGTGAGCAAGAAAAACAAGGATGACCTGGACCGCTGCATTTACGGCCCCTTCATAAGGCAATCCAACCCTGAGCGCCTGGCTGCGGTCACCATCATCAGTACACTCAGCTCGCTCGCCATGGGCGGTGCCCACAAGGGCTCCACGATCGCATCTCTCATCACTCACATCGCCAAATTTGCCGAGGAAGACATCAGGGTACAAAAGGCTGAAGCCCTGATCAGCAAGCGCAACCTCCGAAAGGCCAAGTCCAAACAGCACAACCCCCGCTCTGTTTTGCGATTCAAGAACTCGACTGCTTCTGCCGGCTCCAGTGATATGGCCGACTCGAACAACGTCGCCGTTGAGATGGACGACGAGGCTTGGACAACTACGATTCGCACAAAGGTCGGCGCCGCTCTTCTGTCCGCCCTTCTTGACACGGCAAAGATCACGCTTGTCCGCGAGGATCCCGTGACCAAAACTCTTATCACGCAGAACCAGCCCGCTTTCTCCCACGTTATGCAGCTAAGGAAAGGCAAGAAGATTGGAACCATCATCCCGAACAAGGCCGTCGTCGAGCTACTGGTTCGTGAACCCGTGCCGGACTTTCTTGCTCGCCATCTTCCCATGGTCACCCCGCCGGATCCCTGGGTATCCTTTGAGAAGGGTGCCTATCTCGAGACCAAAACACCTGTACTTCGGTTGAAGAACGGTGAGAGGGAGCAGAGACTCTACACCGAGGCTGCAATTGCTCGCGGTGATATGGATCAGGTCTTCAAAGGTCTTGATGTCTTGGGCAAGACAGGTTGGAAGATCAATTCTCCAGTCTTCAAGGTCATGCTGGACGTCTGGAATTCGGGCAAGCAGGTTGCAaatattcctcctcttgACCCCATCTTTGACCTACCTCCCGAGCCGGCATCCACCGAAGACCCGACCGTCAAGCGTGCGTGGCTCAAGGAGATCAAGGTCATCGAAAACGAGAGATCGGGTTTGCATTCGCAGCGATGCTTCATGAACTTCCAGCTTGAGATCGCTAGGGCATACCGAGATCAGACATTCTACTTCCCGCACAATGTTGATTTCCGTGGACGTGCCTATCCTATTCCCCCTTATCTGAATCATATGGGGGCTGACCATGTCCGTGGCTTGATGCTTTTCGCCAAGGGTAAGCCTTTGGGGGAGAGCGGCTTGCGCTGGCTCAAGGTTCACCTGGCCAACGTTTACGGCTTCGACAAGGCTAGTCTGCAGGAACGTCAAGACTTTGCCGATGAAAATATCGAGAACATTCGTGACTCGGTAAATAACCCGTTGAACGGAAACCAGTGGTGGTTGCAGGCCGAGGACCCATGGCAATGCCTTGCTACGTGCTTTGAGCTCGCGGCAGCACTTGAGTTGGAGGATCCCACAAAATATGTATCTCATCTCCCAATACACCAAGACGGAACCTGCAACGGACTGCAGCATTACGCCGCTCTCGGTGGTGATACGTGGGGTGCACAGCAAGTCAACCTGGTTCCCGGAGACCGTCCTGCCGATGTGTACTCGGCTGTTGCCAAGCTGGTCATCAAAGGTATTGAGGACGATCTTGCCAAGGATAATGAGTTTGCCAAGGCCATGCATGGGAAGATCACACGCAAGGTGGTGAAGCAAACGGTCATGACCAATGTATACGGCGTGACATATGTTGGCGCAAGGAAACAGGTCCTAAAGCAAATCGAGGCGGCATACCCAAATATCACGGCTGAGTCGGGCATCGAAGCCGCTCTCCTAGCCTCGTATGTGACACAGCATATTTTCAGGGCAATGTCCACCATGTTCAAGGGCGCTCACGACATCCAGAACTGGCTTGGAGAGATTGGTGGACGTGTCTGCCGCGCCTTGACGCCCGAGCAGCTGGATGAGTTTGAGAGGTCAGAACGGTCTCCTCATGGAGATGGCACAGCAAGCGGTGAGAATATAACGCTCGCCGGGAACCCCAGAAAGTCTTCTGCCCACAAGAATGACGAGATCCTCAACAATTTCCAGTCAACCATCATCTGGACAACACCCTTGCGGATGCCGGTCGTTCAGCCATACAGGAAGCACGGGACCAAGACTGTCTCGACCTGCATGCAGGATCTTGTCATGACGATCCCAGAGAGGTCCGATCCCGTCAACAGGAGGAAACAGCTACAGGCTTTCCCGCCCAACTTCATTCACTCGCTTGATGCTAGTCACATGATTCTGTCAGCGCTACACTGCGACGAACTGGGCCTTACCTTTGCCGCTGTCCATGACTCGTTCTGGACTCATGCTTCTGATATAGACTCCATGAATGCCGTCCTTCGCGATGCTTTCATTCGAATCCACAGTGAGGATGTCATCGGCCGATTAGCTGCCGAGTTCCAGGCTCGGTACAAGAACTCCCTTTACCTCGCAAAGATTGAGACGGGCACAAAGGTGGCCCAGGAGATCCAGCGGTGGCGCGTCAGAAATAAGCTCGGCCCTAGGAAGGAGCTGCTTTTGGAGAAGGAACGCCAAGAGCTTCTTCGCTCATCAAACCCCGAAGACGTCGAGAGGGGCAAGAAGATGATCTCGCCGGCCAGTCTCTACGAACTGTATTCCAGCGCTGAGGATCTCACCGTCCCCGAGGACCTGAAAGAGGTTACTATTGGCAACCTCGCCGGTGTTGAAGAGACGAAGGTTCGCAGAGGACGGGAaatggatgaggagggagaagtAGATGGCAGTGAGGAGGCCGTCGAGCACGAGGATGGGATGCACGAAGATGAGATGCTGGCCGACGAGCCTAGGGACATGGACGGCAATTCGGGGCTTGACGAACTGAGCGAACTGAGGAACACCAACCACTTCGCCCTCTCACAAAAGCGCGCCAAAGCCTCGATCGCATCAGGTGGCAAGCAGAAGCACTATCTTGACATCTGGCTTCCATTGGTCTTCCCACCAATTCCGGAGAAGGGTGACTTCGATGTCCGGTCTTTGAAAGACAGTACGTACTTCTTCTCTTAA